The nucleotide window GCGTGGCGGCCAGACGGAAGCGCGCCGTGATGCCCGCATCGGTGTTCGGGTAGGCATCGGCTGCGGCCTGCAGACTCGGCAGCGAGGCTTCCGCGCGCTCGCGCTCGGTGCGGTAGGTGCCGGGCGCCTGAATCGGCGGCGCGCTGCCGGGGGCCGGTGGAGGCGGCGCGACGACCGGAGCCTCGGCAACCGCGAGAGCCGACGCCAGGAGCGCCGTAGCCTTGTTGTTGCGCGAGGCTCGGAACGCGAAGTAGCCGGCCGCCAGCAGCAGGACTGCCACGACCGCGATGATCGAGGTCGTAATCTCCGACTGCCGCTCGGCGACCACCTGGCGCGCCTGCGCGATCGTCCGCTCGAACTCGTTCTGTTTCAGCTTGTGACGTTCGGTTGATTTCATGGGTGAGAAAGAACGATTCTACCAGTATCCTGAGGCCCCACCAGGCCACGCGCCCGTAGCTCAGCAGGATAGAGCATCGGTTTCCTAAACCGGGGGTCGCAGGTTCGAGTCCTGCCGGGCGCACCAACTTTCCCGACGCCGCTCAGTACTGCAGCACGGCACGCACCGGCTCACCCGGCAGCTTCGCGCGTCCTTCAAGCGCGAGGAGCTCGATGAGAAAAGACACGCCGCGCACGTCGCCCCCGAGCTGTCGCACCAGATCCAGCGTGGCGCGCGCGGTCCCCCCGGTCGCGAGCAGATCGTCGACCACGAGCACCGTCTGTCCGGGTTCGATGGCGTCGCTGTGGATCTCGAGGCTGTCGGTCCCGTACTCCAGCGCATAGCTGGCGCGGATGGTCTTCGACGGCAGCTTGCCGACCTTGCGCACCGGCACGAAACCGGCGCCGATCCGGTCGGCGACAGCCGATCCGAGAATGAAGCCGCGGCTCTCGATGCCGACGACGACCGAGATGCCTTGTCCGCTGTACGGCTCCGCCATGGCGTCGATCGCCAGCCTGAACCCCTGCGGGTCGCGCAGCAGCGTGGTGACGTCGTAGAACAGGATGCCCGGTTTCGGGAAATCAGGAACGTGACGGATGCGGCTCTTGAGTGCGTCCATTAGCGAATCTCGAACTCCGTGAAGCGCCCGGCGGGCGGATGGTCTTCGGTGACGAAGGTCTCGACGCGCGCCGACGCCGGCCCGCGCCGGAGCGCGGCCTCGAGCCGCTGCAGCGACTCCGCGTCTCCCTCGGCGAACGCCTCGACGGCGCCGTCGGGCAGGTTGCGCACCCACCCGTGAATCCCTTCGCGCGCGGCGGCGTCATGCGTGAACCAGCGGAACCCGACGCCCTGCACACGTCCGGTGATCAGAAACCGTCGGGCCGTCCGCATGAGAACGCAGGATTATATCCCGCTCCGCTCGACCGAGACTTCCAACAGGCCGACCGGTTCGTCGTGCGCGACGAACACCCTGTCTGGCTCGAGTGCGAGCTCGAGGAGATCGACCGGCCGGTACGGCCGCTCCTGCAGCGTCAGCGTGACCTGCGCGATGTCCTGATAGCTCACCAGCAGCACGTCGGCCATCGCACGCAGCGTGTCGAGCGCGGAGGGTCCCGTGTGCCACGCGAAGGTGTCGACGATCGCCTGTCGGATGCCGATCCGATACGGCGCGAAGGCGATCTCGCCGCCCGAGTAGCTCCAGCGTGCGCCCAGCGCCGCCACGTAGAGGCGCGGCGGCGCGTCGGACGCTGTCTCCGAGGACGTGCGGCCTGGCGCCGCGGGCTTGAAGGGACCCGTGCGCAGCAGCACGAGATTCTCGAGGCCGGCCTGTACCGCGACGCGAGTGCCGCTACCCACGACGACCGCCGTGCGCCGCTCGGCACCCGCTGGCGTGAAGGCTTGTCCCTGCGCCTTGCCGCCGGCGTCGAGCCGCGTCCACGGCTGTTCGGCGATCTCCACCCGCGCGCGGCCGATCGAGCTGTGGGCGCCGAGGACGTGCTCGCAGATCGCAATCGCGAGCGTCTCGACCGGCGCCGACCCCTCGTGATCGCGCACGACGCGGTGCACGAGGTTCTTCACGGTTTCCCCGGGGACCATCGCGTCGAGCCGTCCTTCGAAACGCAGTCCGATCGTCAGGTCGTGCGGATCGTGACGATCGCCGCGTGCGACAACCCGCAACATGCGCAGGTGCGATTCGCCGTAGCTGCTGGTTTCGCGGTCGGGATGCATGCGCTCATCCTACTTGGCCGTCCAGGACCTATCTCAGAAATACGGTCTCGATGAGTCCAAGGGGCGGCCTGCGGCTGAGGCTGACCGGCTGGCCGCGGCAGGCAGTACGTAATCATTGACCCACCAAAACCGGCACGCGCCGTGCTGTTCCGGTGTCGAGGAGGCAAGGGATGCTGTTTACGATTGCGGTGATTTTGCTGGTGCTGTGGCTGCTCGGTCTGGTCAGCGGGTACACGCTCGGCAACTTCATCTATGTGCTGCTTGTGATCGCGCTCGTGCTGTTCGTGGTCGGGCTGGTCAGCGGCCGGCGAACGGTCTAGGCGCATACACCAGTCAAGCCGTTGGCCGCGGGCCAATGGCTTGGCTGAAACGGCCGGCCGTTCGACCTGGAAGCTCGTTGGCCAGGCCGATTTCGGCCGTTTTTTGTTGCGGACACGTGCGTTGCTGAGGTATCGATCCCGGACGAGGTCGACATCTCCAAGTCCCAACCGAGCCCGACCCCGGCCGGAGCAGTCCGCGCCACGCCGGCCCTCGTATGTGCGCGATGCAGCTGCCGACTGGAATGTGTCGAGCAGAACCGCCGTTCGGGAAGCTGGCTCGGGTCGCTGATCTGCCCAAACTGCCGCTCCGAATACCTGTATGCATATCGCTGGGGGCGTCTTCTGAGATGGCACTGAACGGGTGCCACATCCTTCCGCGTGCTATCGTACGGGCTACACATGAAAGGAGCTGGCATGTCCCGATGGTTCACCCTAACGGCCGCCGCGACCTTTGCATGCCTCACTGGAACCATGACGTTCGCCCAGGACCCGTCCGCACCCGTCGAGCTCAAAGTTGGTGACAAAGCCCCGGAATTCAGTCTTCCGGGTACCGACGGCAAGACGTACACGCTGGCCGACCTCAAGGGCAAGTTCGTCGTCCTCTCCTGGTTCCCGAAGGCATTCACAGGTGGTTGAACGGCTGAATGCAACTCGCTCCGTGAGAGCGGGGAACTGATTCGCAAGTTCGACGTGGCCTACTTCATGGTCAGCGTCGACACACCTGAAGACAACAAAGCGTTCGCCGAGAAAGAGCACGCGGACTTCGTCATGCTGAGCGATCCGGGCCGTAAGGTGGCCCCGCTCTACGGCGTCCTCGGCACGCCGAGCGCGGCGCAGCCCGACGCACCGACCTTCGCGAAACGGTGGTCGTTCTACATCGGCCCGGACGGAAAGATCCTGCTCGTCGACAAGACGGGCGCCAACCAGACGCAAAAGGCCGGCGAGACACTGCTCGCGCACCTCAAGGAGCTCGGCGTTCCCGAAAAGAAGTAGCCGCCGCGCTACTCGATGACGACGACCTCATGGTCGTCGATCGCGTTCACTCTGAAGGCCGCCCTGTCGTTCGACAGAGCGGCCTTTGCTGTTTGTCCCGCCACCAGGAGCCGCACCGATCCGGCGGCGCTGGCGAGGCGCTCGTGCATCACCGTCACGTCGAACGGTCCGACGCGGATGAGTTCGTCGAGCGGCGCGCGCCACGTCGCCTCGCTGGTCAGGTTGACGAGATGCAGGATCAGCCGTCCCGGCTGCTCGTACAGGTGGCTGTCGATGAGACCCGTGCCGCTGAACTCGAGCGGCAGGTCGCCGCGGGCGGCCCAGCGCGCGATGTTGCCAAGGAGCCGCGCGTGGTCCGGCAGGTGTTCGGACGCATACCGTCGATCGAGATCCGCCGGCAGGTACGCCACGCGGCCGCTTCCCCGCTCCGATAGGACAATGCCGGGAATGTCCGTCGAGGGCACGCGCATCCAGGCCGTCTCCGGCGGATAGGTCGGAAACGGCGGGACGAAGGTCGCGGCGACCCGTGCGCCCGCGTCGACACGGAGTGGCCCCAGCGTGCTCCCCAACGCCACGACGTCGGTATCCTCGAAGCCGCGCAGGATTTCATGGCGTGATCGCGCGTCGGTCGGCAGTCGCAGATACGTGTGCAGACTGCCGGTCGCACGCGGCGTCCGGGCGCCGAGCGGCGCCGCGGCGCGATGACAGCCGAAGAGATCGGCGAGCGCGAAGTCGGGCCGTGGGTCGCCGTGCTCGTCGTAGAGGCCGGTGTCGCCCGTCGCCACGATCGAGCCGCCGCCTTCGACGAACCGCCGCAGCGCGGCCGCCTGCGCGTCAGAGAGCGCGCCGATGTTGGGCAAGATAAGGGTGCGAATCGCCACGTGACGGTCGACACGATCCAGGTGTATCGGCAGATACGGAATGCGGGCGCGGACCAGCGCGTGCATCCAGCCGGTATAGGGAGCGTCGACCCGCGTCTCGGGATCGTCCCGGCCGAAGAAATCCGTGTTGCGCTGCGACCAGACGAGCCCCACGGTGGCCACCGGCGACCGGTTCACGAGATACCGCTCGTGCGTCTTGTGCCAGCGCATGATCGGTTCCGCGGTGTCGTACATCCTCCTGTCTTCAGCTGTGGCTCCGACGTGATGCCACCACGGCTGGATGCCCCCGGCGATGCCCGCGATCATCCACATCCGCGCTTCAGCCGCGGGCTTGGCAGCGACCCGGTAGTAGCCGGGGCCTGATTGGTACATCGCCATCGACTCGGGCGCGAGCGCGTCCCAGCCGATCAGCCCGTGGACGCGCTTGCCCGTGTCGCCGTTCTGCTGGAATCCCGTGTCGTCGTCTCGGCGCTGGTGATCGAGCATCATGATCGCGGCGCGGCCGCCGATGTCCGCGAGATCGCGGAACGACCGCGCCTGCGCGGTGACCGACCCGCTGTTCATGCCGGCCCAGACGCAGTCGGGGCCGCCCGCCTGGCGGGTGACGCGATTGTTGAAATCCCACAGCTCGGTCCGCCGCTCGTAGCTCCAGATGATCCACTCGCGGTAGGCCGGCGCGTTCCAGTCGGCTTCGCCCGGCAGATCCTTGCCCGCGCGCGCGCGAAAGGCGCGGGCGCAGTTGTCGCAATGGCAGATGCTTTCTCGGCCGAGCCCCGCCCAGCTGTTGTCGGTGAATCCGTCCGGACGGCTCCGCCCGATGATCTCGCGCAGGATTGCGGGGAGGTATTCGCTGTAGTACGGGCTGTTGATGCAGGCGACGTACTTGTCGGCGGCCCGAATCGGCAGGCCGTCGCGATCGCGTGCGAACCAGTCGGGATGCGCCTGGAAGAAATCCTCAGCCGCGCGATTCGAGTCCATCCGCGCCACCACGAAGAGCCCGTCGCCGTGCGCGGCGGTCGTCAATTCGCCGAGGAGGTCGCGCCCGTTGAGGAATTCCGCACGATGCTGCAGGGGGAACCGGCTGGGATAGTAGGCGACGATGCCGCCGGCATTGATGATGACGGCCTGTACCTCGGTACGCTTCCAGTAGGCGCGCCACCAGTCGATGTCGTAGCGGATCGGATCCTTCTCGGTGATGTTGGTCTGGCCCCATCGGTAGGCGCGGCGGTACCAGGGCGACTGTCCCGTCTGCGGCGCCAGCGCGAGTGCGGCGGTCGTTCCGATGAACTCGCGCCGCGTCAATCCGCCGCGTTCGTCCGTCATGGCGCGGAGTATACTCGCGCGCATGACGACGCTGTCACGCCGCGCATTTCTCGGGGCGTCGGCAGCCGCGCCGCTGGCGCTCGCGTCTGCCCTGCACGGCGCGCGCGACGTGCCGGTCGGGCTCGAGCTCTACTCGGTGCGCACCGAGCTGGCGAAGGATCTGCTCGGCACGGTCGCGGCCGTCGGGAAGATGGGCTACACGATCGTCGAGTTCTACGCGCCATATCTCGACTGGACGCCCGACAAGGCGAAAGACGTGCGGCGGGTCCTCGACGACAGCGGTCTGGTCTGTCACTCGACGCACAACAACGGTCCGTCGTTCACCGCCGACGGCCTGAAGAAGGCGATCGAGCTGAACCAGATCATCGGCAGCCGCGCCGTGATCATGGCCAGCGCGCCGCGCTCCACGACGATCGACGCGTGGAAAGCGGTCGCCGATCAGCTGACCGCGACCGCGGCGCAGCTCACGCCGCTAGGCATGGCGACCGGCTACCACAATCACCAGATCGAATGGCAGCCGGTGGACGGCACGCGGCCGATCGACGTGCTTGCCGCCAACACGCCGAAGAACGTCGTCCTGCAGTTCGACGTCGGCACCTGCGTCGAAGTCGGCGCCGATCCGATCGCGTGGATCACCACGAATCCAGGCCGCATCAAGAGCGTGCACTGCAAAGACTGGTCGGCGTCGGCCGGCTACCACGCCGCGTTCGGCGAAGGAGACGCCCCGTGGAAGGCGATCTTCGCCGCCGCCGAGGCCGCCGGTGGCGTCGAGTACTACCTGATCGAACAGGAGACAGGCAACGAGCAGGGCGGCGAGCTGCCCATGGCTCGCCGTTGTCTGGACAACTGGAAGCGGCTCGCCCACTGAAGACTGCCGTCTGCAGTCTTCAATCCGACAAACCGAAGCTCACCGTCACCGTCATCACCACTTCGATCGGCTTGCCGTTGAGCAGCGTCGGCGAGAAGCGCCACTGGCGGACGGCGTCGATGGCTGCGCTCGCGAAGTCGGGATGGGTCTGCGTGCTCACCACGTGGACGGCCGACACCGATCCGTCTGGCGCGATCGTGGCCTCGATCTGCACGTCCGCTTCCCGTCCCGCGGCGCGCATCGACTCGGGGTATACCGGCTTGACGTCGCGCACCTTCATCGGCGCGCGGAGGTTGCCGCCGACGCGAATCGGCGCGGGCCCCACGGCTGCCGCTGCCGGCGGAGTTCGCGTCGCGCTGACGTGAATGGTTTCGCGCACCGTGCCGACCGGCAGCGTCACGGCGCGATCCCAGTCGGACGCGGTCGTCAGGTCGAAGTCCTCATGCAGGTTGTGGAAGCCGGGCACCGCTGCCGAGAGGGAGTAGTGGCCCGCCGGAATGCCCGGAAACGCAAAATGACCCGCGCCGTCGGTCGTCGCCTGCACGCCCGGCCCCTGCGGCGCGCTGAGCGTAAGGGCGACACCGGGCAGGACGCCGCCCGATGGGTCGTAGACGCTGCCCGAGAGCGCGGCGGGCGGCGCCTGCGCGGCGTGCAGCACCGCGACGACGCACGCCACCGCCACGAGGGCGGTGCCGTAGGCGACAGCCGTGCGGCGAGAAAGGGGACGGCGATCGAGATGGCTGTTCAACATGGCAGCGATTCTCCTTTCGAAGGCAGATGGGTGGGCCACCGGCAGGGCCGGCATCCACGCCGACCAGGATGGCCGGCGGCAGAGACGGGCCAGCGCGATGAGGTGGCTGGCGTACTCGGGCGGGTCGATGCCCCGCTGCAGCGCCGCATCGTCGCAGGCCTGTTCGCTCTCACGCCGCAGCTGGCGGCACGCGATCCAGGCCAGCGGATGAAACCACAGCGCGGCGAGTACGACCTGTGATGCGATCTGCACGGCCCAGTCGGCGCGCGCCACGTGCGCGAGCTCGTGCGCCAACACGGCGTGGATGCGCGCGTCATCCCACGAAGACGCTCCCGGTGGCAGCAGGACGCGTGCCGGCCGAAGTCCCCACGTGGCGACGACGAATGGCGACGTGCCTTCGATCAGCACGACGCCGCGCCGGAGTCCGTAGGCTGCGCCCACCGCCCGCGCGGTCTCGGTCCATGCCGGCGCTTCCACGCGGATGCCGCGAGCCGCGATCTGCCGCAGCCGGGAAACGCCGGCTACCAGCGTGCCGATCACGACGAGGAAACCCGCTGTCCACACGAGCGGCGCGATCGACCGCCTCGAGACGGACGGGACGCTATCGGCGGTTCTCGCCGTCGCGGCGGCGCGAGCGGCTGTCGGACTATCGATGGCTGCTGCTGGCACCGGCCGCGCCGGCACCGACATCGCGATCGTCCAGGACGGCAGCACCAGCGACGCGGGGACGACGAGCGCCGAGCACAGCAGCGTCACGGCGACGACGCTGTGGCGCAGCGCCGCCGACTGACGGACGAGCGCCGCGCGGAGCACGAGCCCGGCAGCGAGGACCGCGGACGTGCGAACGGCGAATTCCGCGATCATGGCTGCCCCCGCCGCGCCGCCTCGACGAGACGAACGATGCGATCGAGGTCGACGTCGGAAACACGCGCCCCTTCCCCGCCGACGAGCGCCGCGACGGCGTTGGCGGCCGAGCCGTCGAAGAAGGTGTCGACGAGATGACGCAGCGCCGATCGGCGTGCCGAGTGCCGCGGCACGGTCGGCATGTAGACGTAGCGGAGCCCGTGCTCCTCGTGG belongs to Vicinamibacterales bacterium and includes:
- a CDS encoding adenine phosphoribosyltransferase, which gives rise to MDALKSRIRHVPDFPKPGILFYDVTTLLRDPQGFRLAIDAMAEPYSGQGISVVVGIESRGFILGSAVADRIGAGFVPVRKVGKLPSKTIRASYALEYGTDSLEIHSDAIEPGQTVLVVDDLLATGGTARATLDLVRQLGGDVRGVSFLIELLALEGRAKLPGEPVRAVLQY
- a CDS encoding acylphosphatase, producing MRTARRFLITGRVQGVGFRWFTHDAAAREGIHGWVRNLPDGAVEAFAEGDAESLQRLEAALRRGPASARVETFVTEDHPPAGRFTEFEIR
- a CDS encoding lmo0937 family membrane protein, translating into MLFTIAVILLVLWLLGLVSGYTLGNFIYVLLVIALVLFVVGLVSGRRTV
- a CDS encoding peroxiredoxin — translated: MTFAQDPSAPVELKVGDKAPEFSLPGTDGKTYTLADLKGKFVVLSWFPKAFTGGUTAECNSLRESGELIRKFDVAYFMVSVDTPEDNKAFAEKEHADFVMLSDPGRKVAPLYGVLGTPSAAQPDAPTFAKRWSFYIGPDGKILLVDKTGANQTQKAGETLLAHLKELGVPEKK
- a CDS encoding alpha-amylase family protein, with amino-acid sequence MTDERGGLTRREFIGTTAALALAPQTGQSPWYRRAYRWGQTNITEKDPIRYDIDWWRAYWKRTEVQAVIINAGGIVAYYPSRFPLQHRAEFLNGRDLLGELTTAAHGDGLFVVARMDSNRAAEDFFQAHPDWFARDRDGLPIRAADKYVACINSPYYSEYLPAILREIIGRSRPDGFTDNSWAGLGRESICHCDNCARAFRARAGKDLPGEADWNAPAYREWIIWSYERRTELWDFNNRVTRQAGGPDCVWAGMNSGSVTAQARSFRDLADIGGRAAIMMLDHQRRDDDTGFQQNGDTGKRVHGLIGWDALAPESMAMYQSGPGYYRVAAKPAAEARMWMIAGIAGGIQPWWHHVGATAEDRRMYDTAEPIMRWHKTHERYLVNRSPVATVGLVWSQRNTDFFGRDDPETRVDAPYTGWMHALVRARIPYLPIHLDRVDRHVAIRTLILPNIGALSDAQAAALRRFVEGGGSIVATGDTGLYDEHGDPRPDFALADLFGCHRAAAPLGARTPRATGSLHTYLRLPTDARSRHEILRGFEDTDVVALGSTLGPLRVDAGARVAATFVPPFPTYPPETAWMRVPSTDIPGIVLSERGSGRVAYLPADLDRRYASEHLPDHARLLGNIARWAARGDLPLEFSGTGLIDSHLYEQPGRLILHLVNLTSEATWRAPLDELIRVGPFDVTVMHERLASAAGSVRLLVAGQTAKAALSNDRAAFRVNAIDDHEVVVIE
- a CDS encoding sugar phosphate isomerase/epimerase; the protein is MTTLSRRAFLGASAAAPLALASALHGARDVPVGLELYSVRTELAKDLLGTVAAVGKMGYTIVEFYAPYLDWTPDKAKDVRRVLDDSGLVCHSTHNNGPSFTADGLKKAIELNQIIGSRAVIMASAPRSTTIDAWKAVADQLTATAAQLTPLGMATGYHNHQIEWQPVDGTRPIDVLAANTPKNVVLQFDVGTCVEVGADPIAWITTNPGRIKSVHCKDWSASAGYHAAFGEGDAPWKAIFAAAEAAGGVEYYLIEQETGNEQGGELPMARRCLDNWKRLAH
- a CDS encoding M56 family metallopeptidase, producing MIAEFAVRTSAVLAAGLVLRAALVRQSAALRHSVVAVTLLCSALVVPASLVLPSWTIAMSVPARPVPAAAIDSPTAARAAATARTADSVPSVSRRSIAPLVWTAGFLVVIGTLVAGVSRLRQIAARGIRVEAPAWTETARAVGAAYGLRRGVVLIEGTSPFVVATWGLRPARVLLPPGASSWDDARIHAVLAHELAHVARADWAVQIASQVVLAALWFHPLAWIACRQLRRESEQACDDAALQRGIDPPEYASHLIALARLCRRPSWSAWMPALPVAHPSAFERRIAAMLNSHLDRRPLSRRTAVAYGTALVAVACVVAVLHAAQAPPAALSGSVYDPSGGVLPGVALTLSAPQGPGVQATTDGAGHFAFPGIPAGHYSLSAAVPGFHNLHEDFDLTTASDWDRAVTLPVGTVRETIHVSATRTPPAAAAVGPAPIRVGGNLRAPMKVRDVKPVYPESMRAAGREADVQIEATIAPDGSVSAVHVVSTQTHPDFASAAIDAVRQWRFSPTLLNGKPIEVVMTVTVSFGLSD
- a CDS encoding BlaI/MecI/CopY family transcriptional regulator, with protein sequence MSRNTAPHLTKRERQIMDALYKLGRATAAEIRVRLDGAPADSTVRTQLRVLEAKGHVRHEEHGLRYVYMPTVPRHSARRSALRHLVDTFFDGSAANAVAALVGGEGARVSDVDLDRIVRLVEAARRGQP